The following DNA comes from Salvia splendens isolate huo1 chromosome 17, SspV2, whole genome shotgun sequence.
ATAAGTGGCATCATGCAATGATTGAGGAAATGAATTCTTTGAAAGTAAATCTGACCTGGATCCTTGTACCCCTGCCTCTTGGTGCCTCTGTAGTTGACTGTAGGTGGTTGTATAAGCTAAAGAATGGGGTGGAGGAGCTGAGGTATAAGGCCAGATTGGTGGCTAAAggttttactcaacaagagggggtagattatactGAAATATTTGCTCTTGTTGTTAAGTTTACTACTGTGAGGTTAATGCTTGTTTTGtgtgctcattttgattgggaattaaaacaaatggatgttaaaactgctttcttgcatggtgatcTTGATAAACCTATATACATGAGAtagcctgaaggttttgtagatCTAAAGTTTCCTAATCATGTGTGCTTGCTGAAAAAGGCCATATATGGTCTAAAACAGTCTCCTAGGCAGTGGAACATTAAGTTTAATACTTGTATGCACAATTTGGGCTTTGTGAGAAGTACTTTTGATGCTTGCTTGTATGTGAAGAACCTAGGTATTGTTCCTGTGTTTCTGTtgttgtatgttgatgacatgctgaTCATGAGTCCTTGTCTGAAAACCATAAGTGCTGTGCAAGCTGCTTTGAGCaagaattttgacatgaaagacttaGGGGATGCTCAGAAAATTCTGGGAATTAATATGTTCAGGGATAGAAAGGCATATACTCTTGTCTTGCATCAGGAACCCTATGTTtacaaaattctgaaaaaatttAACATGCATGAAGCTAAATATGTTTCAGTTCCTCTTGCTGGTCACTTTGTGTTGAGTAAAGACCTCTGCCCTCAAACTGGACTTGATATCAATTCCATGAAGAAAGTTCCCTATGCTAATGCTATTGGATCTGTGATGTACTTGATGGTtagtactagacctgatattgcttatGCTGTGTCTTGCTTGAGTAGATATATGTCTAATCCTGGTCCTGTGCATTGGGAAGCTTTGAAATGGTTATTGAGATACCTTAAGCATACTGCAAAGTATGGTTTGTGCTATTCTAAGTGTGAAGAAGGTGTTAAACTTGCTGGATATGTTGATTCTAACTATGCTAATGACAGGGATAAGAGGAAGTCCACCACTTCTTATGTTTTTACTGTGTGTAGATCTTGCATTAGTTGGAAGTCACAGCTGCAGCACATAGTAGCTCTGTCTACTACTGAGTCTGAGTACATTGCTATCACTGAAGCCATGAAAGAGGCTGTGTGGTTAAAGGGAGTGCTTTCTGAACTCAATTTTGTGAAAACTCATCCTGTTGTATTCTCTAACTCTCAGTCTGCTATACAACTGTGTAAAAATcatgttttccatgatagaactaagcataTTGATGTAAGGTTTCATTACATTAGAGATATTGTAGAAAAAGATGAAGTTTTTCTCTCTAAAGTGCATACAGATAAGAACCCAGCTGACATGGGTACTAAATGCTTACCCCTTGAAAAACTAATTTTCTGCATTAAGTTTTTACATTTTGATTTTGGATAAGTGCATGTCCCGGGGTAAAAAGACCTCAATCACTTAGTCTACTGTGGTAAGGGTGACTAGTGATTGCAAGCACTAAGTCCTATAGGCTAATGGGTGTCAGCCCCTCTGGAGCCTATTTGGCAGACCTGGTGGTGTCCCTATAGCTTGTGAACTTTGTTCTTGGTGCTGTGGGAACTACCTTGTAGGCTATGATGAATTTTAACCTGAGCTAATAGTGAGATTGGTTTCCTTGAATAATGTCCAAGGTGGAGCATGTTGGTTATTATGGGCTGTTAGTTGGTGGACATCATTTGGGCTTTATTATATTTAGGCACAGGTGAGTTTTTTGGGCTTATGCTTTGCCCTAGCCCAATTCTGTGAAGatatatactctctctctctctctcttgcgcCGTTTCACTTctcactttactctctctctctctctctctcttcgctCTGACGATCTCTCTTCCTCTGagttctctcttcatctttgtGATGATTTCTTGAGTTCTACTGTGAGATTCTTTGTGTTTAGTGGTGTTGAATCTTGAGTGGAAGGTGTGAAGGGTAACCACTTCGGTTTCCTGTTTTCTGGAGAGCTAGGGTTTCGGTGTGTGAGGGTTTCTGGGTGATTCCTTTTGGTAGAACTGATAGATCCGGTGTGATAGGAGAAGCTGGTGGTTGGTTTCTGGTTTGTGAGGTGATTCACAGTTGAAACCTTCAGTGCTCCCTTGGATCTGTGTTCTTGTGAATAGATCTCTGTTATTGGCGGGTGTCTGAGCCAATTTCTTCGACCTATTGTTCGTTACATACTATATCTGTATTCCTTCATTGTTTTGCACTTGATCCGGTTGGATCAGTTTACTTGTGGTTGTAACGAGTATATTAAGTGTGCAGGTATCTTGAAGCTGATCTTGGTGTTAGTTAGCCCAATGATTACTTATGTAATAGCTATTGTGATTTTATCTGTAATAGCTATTGTGATTTTATCTGTAATAGCTAAATTCTTGTATTAGATCAGTCGTTTGGTTGATGGTTTGACTGAGCCATCTTgtaacaagaccaaagaggtctcggtaattagtgaatccggaATTGTCTGATCCCTACAATACTAAAACATTATACTATGTTCATCATATACATGTGAGTATCTTACGATTTTTTGTCCAATTTGTTATTAGCTTCACCTTTGAAATTTTTGTCGACTAAAAATTTAATGACTGAGCATTACACGATATTTCGAAGATGGGATAATGGACTTTAGAACACCTAATGTTTGGCACCCTTCTTGTATCTGCCAAACTATGAGCTAAAATGGTCACGCATCATGAATGGAAACCTGAAAGCGTAAAAATTTATTGGTTCTATCATTTCTTGGCAAAATTCGAGCAAATTCATAATATGTTTAGAACTCAATTTTTGGCAAAATCATCGATACACATCGTGAATGGATCGAACCCATTGTACTATAATAAAATCGCACAAATATtcatatgtttaggacaaaCAGACGTAAAAAGCTGATATATGTATAACAAAAATGAACTTTAATTTAATGTTGAGGTCTTTAATTGACATTGTTGAAGTTACTAATCAGTACAAAATCATTTTTACTGTCAAATTTAACAGCATCGTCGCATTTAGGACCAAAAATAGTTCAATCTATAATGTCAAAGACCTAAATACTATTCTTGAttgaaaaaaatagtactaatatttataatattattgaatcATTATCTCATTACTAATAATCAAAGAAACATTTATTTTCTTTGTCGTGGGTAGGGATGTCGCCGCTTTAAGAATCATTAGCTTTGGTTTAAAAAATTGCAATCATAACTAGAGCAGATTATGATTCTAAAACTTAAATCAAGTGATCTAGTGTCTGAGAAAAACCGGCGATTTCGATTTAACCATAAAATTGGCGGGCATGCTAACATAAATCTAAAATGTATAGATTCAATTTGATGTTTAATGTTAATCATTTCAATTTGAATGTGTGAATATTGTCCCTTTATAATGAGTGTTTTCTTTTGTGTACTTTGATTAATTTTCGTGCGACAAAGAATtgtttgatatatttttaaatattaagcACATGAAACGATGTTAATTAAATTGATCATATGAAAAGAAATTTGTTGGCCATTACCATGTGCACAAGGTAGTGAGTCTTTGGGATAACATTTAATTTGGGCTTCATCATCACTCTGGTTTAGTTCACAAAATTTATTTGGTTTGCGATGTTTATTCCAATGAGAAACATCCCAATGAAACGAAAGTTGTTTTATTTTGGTGAGAGAATGTGTCTAGTGTCTAATGTCTATCATTAGCAATTTAGCACTATCCGAGCGCATAATGACTTGTGATTTACTTATTTGCTTTGATATTGTGTACCTCATTTAGCAACATATATGCTCaatattatttgattgaataatTGACTCAATTCTTTGTAGTTTATGATAATATTGATGTTAGTGACAACATTCATCGTGATCTTAATGTAGAGCTAGCTAGAGTTATTAGGATTGCAAATATATTCCCTCATATTCATTGCTACTAGCATCTGCAATGGTGAGCACCGCCGCGTCTGTCCGtctgtgccagcggcacggagacgctgtccgtgccagcgagcaggcgacgtggcagcgtctgattggccaacggcttaTCCGttgaaaattcatttttttatttttttaaaaaaatcgaaaataatatcaaaaaataaaaaaaatcccaatcCAAAAAAATGGTCGTTTTCCCcccatttttctgtattttttttatttccccccccccccaaaatcatctataaatacacacattcatcatccatttttcacatcaaatcttCTCTCATTCATCTCCCCCACgctgaggtgtgcatacgacggtgggtgggaggatcgaaacaagacacacaatgcgcgatacccgaacccacgttgagctacaagaagatcTAATCActcacatgtgggcgaaattcggcaacgagtagtgggttttttttaattttacaaatttaattatgtaatttttaatttttaggagtttaattatgaaaattttaatttttaatttttaggattttaattatgtaatttttattttttaggattttaattatgtaatttttaatgtattttgtaatattattccgggtatgtttaatgtattttaattttgtggaaatgtttttatttaaattgaataatggaatggtgggacccttgtgctcgtcatTGCGGAATAGCACGGCtgtggatgttgtgctcttgcctaagagcaggcagaaaaagtggggccgggcccacaactgTGCTCGTTCGCAATAGCACGGTTGTAGATGCTCTAACGcatataaatgaaaatttgatTCTTACATTTATTAGATCATCGAAACAAATAAAGTTCGAACCCACAACTTCAACTTTAATAGTCTAAATAGGGCGGTACTCTAACCGAATGAAGTACGATCTTTGGAAAATAATGGATATCGCATTCGATCCCATTGAAAGAACAACTCTATGTGCGGCTCCCTTTATTAATGAATACTATATAGTTAGCTATTAATATTTGCTTTATAAAAATGTCACATTCAGGTCGTAGTAGGCCAACatttatttcattaaatattGAATTAATAATCAGTAAATTAAGACAAATGGTATCCAATTAGAACGTGCATCTGGATTGCATACGTTCATTGTAACGTATACTTAATTATTGAGACCGTATCAAGATCTATGATCTGTCTCATTACCTCTAGCTAGTGTGGGTCACATGGCTTTGTTCATATTCTTTACTTAAAACTTGTGATAATTATAGAGGATCGTGACAATTTATCGCTTAATCATTGAGTCTGAGTTGCCAAAACTAGTGCTCGAAACTTGCATGAATGTATAATCTCGTGATCGTAGATTATGTATGCATGCTGGTTTGATCGTTATCGAAAACCTGATATTGATTTAATTCAATGAGGCATAATCTAAATTCGATATGTTAAGAAAACTTTCAATTTGAACACGAACTTGATTTGTTACTTAAAATCCTCACACGATACGAACCCGTTAGTGGCCCCATAGAATCTAGGTTGACACGGTATGATCATAACAATACAATAATGATACGAACTTGATTACaagattaaaacaaaataacacACAATTACACCTAATTTATAACTTAATTTTTACACATACATATAGGATAAATCTaaagatatattttttaaaaatataaaagtaaagtaaaataataatattaatttttaattggttAATCGAGCTAAAACTcgaaattatgaaaattttaacaaGTCGATCTGATAAGAATATGACCTAACAAAGCTTGATATAAATCCATTAATTTTGTGGGGAttcatattataattttttatcatGTCAAAAATTAGCAGCCATAATTTTATCATGCCAAGGAAattgtaaaatgaaaatttttaaatcATTTAATGAATTACTTGGAAAATTTTATACTTTGCACTTATATGTCAAACGGGTCACTAATATGTCTAACACGAAGTGAcgtattaattttattgtgtaTCTAACGTAAAATACAAAAGAGATATTATTATACAAATGCAATAAGATTACGATTAATTCGAAGTCACATTTGCATTGACTGAATACTTAAGCGCATGCGCATGGCAATTCACCAAGTGGAAATGAGGCATCCACTTTCATTGACTTATAATTTTTAGTATGAGTTTAAAAATAAGATGATATtataaaaaatgtttatttcGTTTTTGCTATATCTTCGTATATTTTATTAGAGTTGGTCGTGGACTCGTGGTGAAAGGAAGCTTAGAATATAACAATAAAATAAGACCATTGTAAAGATGCAATAACAGATTCAGTAAATGAAAACTTACGGTTTTCCATCTTTCGTAGTAAGATGCAATAAAAATTCCTAGTAAACTCCAAACTCAAAAGATTAAAGTAGAGCTATCATAATGTAGGATCAACTACTACTCTAAATACTGAATATATAATACGATGTTGTTTCAttattgtctaaaatatgacgTCGTTTTGATTGATTTAAGTAATTCATTAGACTATATTAGTACCATttgcaaaattaaaataaattaataagtacttgataatttataaatgaattttaaagttactatgcaaattttgaatttggtaaaaaaacttaaaaaatttataGGCAAATTAACCAAGAAGAAAAAGCAAAATCATCCAtcgttttatttaattttatttgggtGTTCAATTTATGAAGGGCAGCTTAAggtataaaataaaactataaatGCACTGCAATTTTGCAACTCAAATGACACTGTACACTCTCGCCTTCCCCATTTGAATCTCTGTCTGAATTCCTCAAATCTAGACAGAGAAACCAAACTCCATTTTCGGAGAGAGAGACGCCTCCATTTCTGAAGCTGTTCCTTGCTGCAATGGCGTTCACATCTTTCCTCGGTAGACTGCTTTTTGTCTCCCTCTTCGTTCTCTCCGCCTATCAAGAGTAAGACCTGCCGCTCTTTTTCTCACTCAGATCTGCTCTCCCGATTTGTGTTTCTTCTCTCGATCCACTGTAATTATGCCCTTTTTTGTCGCAATTGTTGATTTTCCGGTCTGACTATTGCGTGTTAGTAATTAGGTTTGGAGTATTTTGCTTGTGTAGAGTTATTTTGTGAACTGGATTTGCTATTCATGAGTAAAAAATGTTGATATTTGTGTTTTAATTGATGTCTTATGGTTCTTATGAAAGAAGCATGATTGTAGCATAATACAAACCATTGTTGTGAAAGAATCATTATTGTATGAATGTAGAagatttattagtattaaaaaacATTTTTTGATATGTAAACAAGCATGTTCTTACGTTTTACACTAGGAATGGAATGGCTTCTGTCATTTTACAGCTCTCTATATATTATACATAGATGTGGATTATGTGGTAGTACAATTTTACTAGTAGATttgagtctcattttttttcattttgcgTCACGTGCATTTGAAATATCACTATCGATTTGTGAGATAAGAATCTCCGTTGCTGCTGAATACGGATATGATTCCGTTGATTGTGGCTCTTTGATTTTTATTTCGTGGTTTGAGCTACATTTTCAGGATTTATCTGTCCAATGAAATTGAACCATGAGCCGGCTGAATCCTGAAACTGTTTCTTGGTTGTTTGGGATTCCATGGAATGTTTCAGCCTTAGGATCACAAAATGGATAAATTAGTTCACCCTGTACGAATTTGAGTTATGCTTATTGATCCATGTTTCTTCACTGTACCTAACAAGAGGAGAGATATGCATGCTGCTAATATCCAACCTATTTTGTTGAAGGATTTGTGGCAGCCACTTTAGCTAGTAAACTTTTACTAGTATATTTGCCAACATTTTTCAACCAGTATAGCAACTTGTATTCTCATTATGTGTTTTAGATGTTGTGTATGAACTAAGAAAAAGAACTAGTCTGTTCATTTTCTCATTTACCATTCTTGGCTCAAATTGCTTTGTAGCTTGGATGTCCATGCTTGAAGGATTAGAACTGAGATTTATGGTGTATTGGCTGTTATTGAGCTGTAGATCATGAATCTAACATTAAGTGTTAATATCTCGCACGCTTTGTTTTGTCTGTTGAATATTTTTACGTGGGAATTTTAGTGACTGCGGTGATTGTGACAAATAATGACTAGTCAACTTCTCTTTAGATGAGGTGATTGGAGTTTAAGAAAGTAATTAGGATGTGGAACTTGTGCCATGATATATACACTTTATTTGTGTATGCTGATTGTACTACAAAAATAGTAAAGTTCTTGAACCTCTGAACCCTCTTTTTGTTTAGCCCGTTGCAGTTGTGATATCATCGTAAGCTATACATATGCAAAACACTTTTCTTATGCGGCCCATGATTGCAGGTTCAGCGAATTTGGAGTTGATGGTGGTCCTGCTGCGAAGAGTTTGAAGCCGAAATATGATGTTTTCTCCAAGCATGTCGCGACCCAAACTGGAATTCAAATCCCTCACGTAGATGTAAGCACCTTATATTTACTTCATCCAGTGTAGAAAAACCTCATTGTGCCGCATACTGACATGGGCAATCATGACTACAGATGAAACATTTGATACTGGGGGCTATCGTCTTGAATTCTCTTGGAAGCCTCCTATTTGTCTTTGACAGCACTTTTGGAGCTGTGATCCTGGTACGTGTAACTATCCACTCTATGCGTATTTTCTGGTCTCGTGGGCTTCATCCTCGTTTCTGATGGGTTACAATTCTCGTAACAGCTGCTGCATCAAGCAATTGCAACTCCCATCCTGTATGACTTCTACAACTATGAAGCTGACAAGAGAGAGTTTAATCAGCTCTTTGTCAAGTTTACACAGGTATGCTTTGAAACCGTTGAATTTTTAAGATATTTGAATTATTCGTGGAGTCGTGACACGTACATATGCTTTTCTCTAGGGTTTGGCATTGCTCGGAGCTCTTCTCTACTTCATTGGGATGAAGAACTCATTGCCAAGGCGATCATCAAAGAGGAAGGTGGCCACTAAAGCAAAAACCAATTAGGATGAATGGATAATCAGCTTTACTTGGTTTGTTGCAATTTACCTTATCTTTTTTTGTAGGATTATCATGTCTACATCAGTTCGATATTTTGTTTTCACGTCTTTATTTTCCAGCTAGATTAACTGAACAATGCTACGTTAAATTCTTAAGTTTCAATTACACCGAAACTTCTTAGATGATTTATATAGTCATCTGTaaattaatttcctttttcattttcaagaCAAACACCATATATCTATTCATCGAATTAGTTAGAACTCGATCTGTTATTGCTTTCGATCTAGTTGAATATAGAGATATCCGGCATCTGTATGAATTGCTATGCAGTccataaggacaatattttgatgACATGTCTAAGTTATTTCAGCCAAAACAACAAAGTTGGGGAATGTAAACAGATCTAGCCGATGTTATAAATAAGTAGtgataatataaattaattacctATACTCAAAATGAGCTAGCCGATGATAGATGACTATAAACCTATGATTATTAAGATTAATTTCATATATGATCATTATATTAAACTAA
Coding sequences within:
- the LOC121773645 gene encoding uncharacterized protein LOC121773645 is translated as MAFTSFLGRLLFVSLFVLSAYQEFSEFGVDGGPAAKSLKPKYDVFSKHVATQTGIQIPHVDMKHLILGAIVLNSLGSLLFVFDSTFGAVILLLHQAIATPILYDFYNYEADKREFNQLFVKFTQGLALLGALLYFIGMKNSLPRRSSKRKVATKAKTN